A stretch of Zootoca vivipara chromosome 13, rZooViv1.1, whole genome shotgun sequence DNA encodes these proteins:
- the HCRT gene encoding hypocretin neuropeptide precursor, translating to MESRKIKVQRATLLLLFSLLCSSAVTKQAVPDCCRQKSCSCHLFELLYGTGNHAAGILTLGKRSSTTATKAFQSRLYQLLHSSDNQAAGILTMGKRASGLGLGNPEDVHGSKQVTPAPYSAGPDPALGCLAPLERDLPPSPKMGASDTIY from the exons ATGGAGAGCCGGAAGATTAAG GTCCAGAGAGCCACCTTGCTGCTCCTCTTCTCCTTGCTCTGCTCCTCCGCCGTGACCAAGCAAGCCGTGCCAGACTGCTGCCGTCAAAAGAGCTGCTCGTGCCACCTCTTTGAGCTGCTGTACGGCACGGGCAACCACGCCGCCGGCATCCTCACCCTTGGCAAGCGGAGCAGCACCACGGCCACCAAGGCCTTCCAGAGCCGGCTCTATCAACTCCTGCACAGTTCGGATAACCAGGCCGCCGGGATCCTCACCATGGGCAAACGAGCAAGCGGGTTGGGGCTGGGAAACCCAGAGGATGTGCATGGCAGCAAGCAAGTAACGCCAGCGCCATACTCTgcggggcctgatccagccttgGGCTGCCTAGCACCCCTTGAGAGGGACTTGCCACCCAGCCCAAAGATGGGTGCTTCAGATACCATTTACTAA